In Marmota flaviventris isolate mMarFla1 chromosome 15, mMarFla1.hap1, whole genome shotgun sequence, a single window of DNA contains:
- the Eloc gene encoding elongin-C, whose translation MDGEEKTYGGCEGPDAMYVKLISSDGHEFIVKREHALTSGTIKAMLSGPGQFAENETNEVNFREIPSHVLSKVCMYFTYKVRYTNSSTEIPEFPIAPEIALELLMAANFLDC comes from the exons ATGGAGAAGAGAAAACCTATGGTGGCTGTGAAGGCCCTGATGCCATGTATGTCAAATTGATATCTTCTGATGGTCATGAATTTATTGTAAAAAGAGAACATGCACTAACATCAGGAACAATAAAAGCCATGTTGAGTGGCCCAG GTCAGTTTGCCGAAAATGAAACTAATGAGGTCAATTTTAGAGAAATTCCATCTCATGTGCTATCAAAAGTATGCATGTATTTTACCTACAAGGTTCGCTACACTAACAGCTCTACCGAGATTCCCGAATTCCCAATTGCACCTGAAATCGCATTGGAACTACTGATGGCTGCGAACTTCCTagattgttaa